The nucleotide sequence CCCTGCTCGGCGGCGGCTGGCTCTTCGCCGGTGTGCTCACCGCGCTGGTCGTGCGCAAACCGGGCGCGGCACTGTACGGCGAGATGGTGGCCGCATCGCTCTCGGCGCTGGTGGGCAATCAGTGGGGGATCCTGACCCTGGAGTCCGGCTTGGTGCAGGGCCTGGCAGCCGAACTCGTCTTCGCCCTGTTCCTCTATCGACGGTGGGGGCTGCCCACCGCGGCGCTCTCCGGTGCGGCGGCGGGGTTGGCGATGGCGATCAACGACCTGATCCTCTGGTACCCCGGCTCGACGGCAGCCTTTGCGGCGGTCTACACGATCGCCGGGATCGCATCTGGTGCCGTCCTCGCCGGGGTGGTGTCGTGGTTCGTCGTGCGCGCCCTGGCCCGTACCGGCGCGCTGTCGCGCTTCGCTTCCGGCCGTCAGGTCCGCCAAGCCGACCCCTCGTGACTCCGCCGCGTCCGCACCATGCGGGCGGCGCCCGGATCGAGGCCCGCGACTGGGGATGGCAGCA is from Mycolicibacterium grossiae and encodes:
- a CDS encoding ECF transporter S component; this encodes MTTSLGSMHDGTRRTPRWRVIDIVVASVLAVASGLVFVLWNVAVNPISAPLGAVLPGLNALLGGGWLFAGVLTALVVRKPGAALYGEMVAASLSALVGNQWGILTLESGLVQGLAAELVFALFLYRRWGLPTAALSGAAAGLAMAINDLILWYPGSTAAFAAVYTIAGIASGAVLAGVVSWFVVRALARTGALSRFASGRQVRQADPS